A region of Desulfolithobacter dissulfuricans DNA encodes the following proteins:
- a CDS encoding NADH-quinone oxidoreductase subunit A, whose translation MSETALNPASTFLHMAAPPDPELVADGFILSLFLLLGVLFAVAPLVACYLLSPRSRNPHIGAIYECGMVAFGQATSSRFGVFYYVYALIFIVFEVDVLYLFPIARIYRQGVGLAGFMEVVIFCVILFMAIIYAWKKGVWIWEREALSLR comes from the coding sequence ATGTCTGAGACAGCCCTGAATCCCGCCAGTACCTTTTTGCACATGGCGGCACCCCCGGACCCGGAACTGGTGGCCGACGGTTTTATCCTGTCGCTTTTCCTCCTGTTGGGAGTCCTCTTTGCCGTGGCCCCGCTGGTGGCCTGCTACCTGCTCTCCCCCCGGAGCAGAAACCCGCACATCGGGGCAATCTACGAATGCGGCATGGTCGCTTTCGGCCAGGCCACCTCGTCGCGCTTCGGGGTCTTCTACTATGTCTACGCCCTGATCTTCATCGTCTTTGAAGTCGACGTCCTCTACCTCTTCCCCATTGCCCGTATCTACCGGCAGGGGGTGGGCCTGGCGGGCTTCATGGAAGTGGTCATTTTCTGCGTCATTCTCTTTATGGCGATCATCTATGCCTGGAAAAAAGGAGTCTGGATATGGGAACGGGAAGCACTCTCCCTCCGATAG
- a CDS encoding ASKHA domain-containing protein, with amino-acid sequence MKHTITFQPDNITVTVDQGENLLAAAANAGVYVHAFCGGDGVCGKCKVIVEEGEVRADKATLKKEEWDQGYRLACQATVMSDLVVRIPEITTAGGRALKRKPKTTRTISARSLDTLIGKWDVDPPVAKLYLELDPPTMDDNISDMQRVMRGIRQALPDTPEPSYDHPELIKELPFVLRESDWKVTVLLLHGKREGEPDRIIDIEPGNTTDRLYGLAVDIGTTTCSGVLIDLNTGKIIAEASGYNAQISYGEDVISRIIYAARPGGLRALQEKVVSTINTIIDDICRKMIISPADISYIMAAGNTIMSHLLLGLDPKYIREAPYVPAVSIFPLTKAAGLGIQAHPSVRLFLYPCIASYVGGDIVSGVHACQMAKSDKVSLFIDIGTNGEIVVGNSEWMVCAACSAGPAFEGGGIQYGMRASAGAIENFHIHHETYDPMIVTIGRIKPAGICGSGLISIVSELLEAGVIDQQGKFNKGLDHPRIREGRDGWEYVLAWGQDSLIGEDIVITEVDIDNLLRAKGAMYAGYQTLLESVGLTFDDLDRVILAGNFGAYIDLERAICIGLLPDVDRDKFFYLGNASMLGCQISLTDVKRFRERVHVRQLMTNMELSENTEFMTHYMAALFLPHTDMSLFPTVRDKLPERSV; translated from the coding sequence ATGAAACACACCATCACTTTTCAGCCAGACAACATCACCGTTACCGTGGACCAGGGAGAAAACCTGCTGGCCGCGGCCGCCAATGCCGGTGTCTACGTGCATGCCTTCTGCGGTGGGGACGGGGTCTGCGGAAAATGTAAGGTCATCGTCGAAGAGGGCGAGGTCCGGGCCGACAAGGCGACCCTGAAAAAGGAGGAATGGGACCAGGGCTATCGGCTGGCCTGCCAGGCCACGGTGATGTCCGATCTGGTGGTGCGGATTCCGGAGATAACCACCGCCGGCGGCCGGGCCCTCAAGCGCAAGCCCAAAACCACCCGGACCATCTCGGCCCGTTCGCTGGATACCCTGATCGGTAAATGGGATGTGGATCCGCCGGTGGCCAAGCTCTACCTGGAACTCGATCCCCCGACCATGGACGACAACATCTCCGACATGCAGCGGGTCATGCGCGGCATTCGCCAGGCCCTGCCCGACACCCCGGAACCCTCCTACGACCATCCCGAGCTGATCAAGGAGCTGCCCTTTGTCCTGCGGGAGTCGGACTGGAAGGTAACGGTGCTCCTCCTGCACGGTAAGCGGGAGGGAGAGCCGGACCGGATCATCGATATCGAGCCCGGCAACACCACCGACCGGCTCTACGGTCTGGCGGTGGATATCGGCACCACCACCTGCTCAGGGGTGCTCATCGACCTCAACACCGGCAAGATCATCGCCGAGGCCTCGGGCTACAACGCCCAGATCAGCTACGGCGAGGATGTCATCTCCCGGATCATCTACGCGGCCAGGCCAGGTGGCCTGCGGGCCCTGCAGGAAAAGGTGGTCTCCACCATCAACACCATCATCGATGACATCTGCCGCAAGATGATCATCTCGCCGGCCGATATCAGCTATATCATGGCGGCCGGCAACACGATCATGTCCCACCTGCTGCTCGGCCTGGATCCCAAGTACATCCGCGAAGCGCCCTACGTGCCGGCGGTGAGTATCTTTCCCCTGACCAAGGCGGCCGGGCTTGGTATCCAGGCCCACCCTTCGGTGCGCCTTTTTCTCTACCCCTGCATCGCCTCTTACGTGGGCGGTGATATCGTCTCCGGCGTCCATGCCTGCCAGATGGCGAAGTCAGACAAGGTCAGCCTGTTCATCGACATCGGCACCAATGGCGAGATCGTGGTCGGCAACTCGGAATGGATGGTCTGCGCCGCCTGTTCGGCCGGGCCGGCCTTCGAGGGGGGCGGCATCCAGTACGGCATGCGGGCCTCGGCCGGGGCCATTGAAAATTTTCATATCCACCATGAAACCTATGACCCGATGATCGTCACCATCGGCCGGATCAAGCCGGCCGGTATCTGCGGCTCCGGGCTGATCTCCATTGTCTCCGAGCTCCTGGAGGCCGGGGTGATCGATCAGCAGGGCAAGTTCAACAAGGGACTGGACCACCCGCGCATCCGGGAAGGCCGGGACGGCTGGGAGTACGTACTGGCCTGGGGGCAGGACTCCCTGATCGGCGAGGATATCGTTATTACCGAGGTGGATATCGACAACCTGCTCCGGGCCAAGGGGGCCATGTACGCAGGCTACCAGACCCTGCTGGAGTCGGTGGGGCTCACCTTCGATGACCTGGACCGGGTGATCCTGGCCGGGAACTTCGGGGCCTATATCGACCTGGAACGGGCCATATGTATCGGCCTGCTGCCCGATGTGGACCGGGACAAATTCTTCTACCTCGGCAATGCCTCCATGCTCGGCTGTCAGATCTCGCTCACCGATGTCAAAAGGTTCCGGGAACGGGTCCACGTCCGCCAGCTCATGACCAACATGGAACTGTCGGAAAACACCGAATTCATGACCCACTACATGGCGGCTCTCTTTCTGCCCCATACCGACATGAGTCTCTTCCCCACGGTGCGGGACAAGCTGCCGGAGCGATCCGTGTAA